Proteins found in one Seonamhaeicola sp. S2-3 genomic segment:
- a CDS encoding sodium:solute symporter family protein produces MNAIDVTIIGVYIALTLGVGIWISKRASKGLDSYFLGGKSIKWYYLGLSNGSGMFDVSGTAWMVGILFLYGVKSFMFMWMWPIFNQIFVMVFLAAWIRRSNIMTGSEWILTRFGDDKAGRASHLIVAIFAIIASIGFIAYFFEGVGKFLTIILPWDLTLIFNDSVLLSSDQSYALIIIFLTTIYTIKGGMFSVVATEVLQYGIMVLAGILIASYTFISVSDIQLETVISKEWSTVFFGWELDGFWDGKYQAFNDLIDTQGYKMFGAFIGMSLFKGFFASIAGPTPSYDMQRILSTRSVKEAAYMSGFTNLVLFIPRYLLIAGIVILGLVFIAPDMAVSNTLSTNDLEIILPKVINHHVPVGIKGILLAGLLAAFMSTFSAFVNSGPAYIVNDIYKKYFKPEATQKHYIRASHLASFGIVILGVIMGFFAESINSITLWITSALYGGYVAANLLKWIWWRFNGWGYFWGMAAGLVVATLQFVLEQNQNNFIVGSIMYEAATLPAIYAFPVILILSLVGAFLGTFLTPPTNINTLKNFYTNVRPWGWWNPVFKSIKDTNPVFKKNNDFPIDMFNCVIGIVWQSSMILLPIYFMIRDYTNMFCVLILFAVTSVILKFTWLDKVRKYKN; encoded by the coding sequence ATGAACGCTATTGATGTTACAATAATTGGAGTATATATAGCACTAACCTTAGGTGTTGGTATTTGGATTTCCAAAAGAGCTTCCAAAGGTTTGGATTCTTATTTCCTAGGAGGAAAAAGCATTAAATGGTACTATTTAGGACTTAGTAATGGCTCTGGGATGTTTGATGTCTCTGGTACAGCTTGGATGGTTGGTATCCTATTTTTATATGGTGTTAAAAGTTTTATGTTTATGTGGATGTGGCCCATTTTTAACCAGATATTTGTTATGGTTTTTCTGGCCGCATGGATAAGGCGCTCTAATATTATGACAGGTTCTGAGTGGATTTTAACACGCTTTGGAGATGATAAAGCTGGCAGAGCATCACATCTAATAGTCGCCATATTTGCCATTATTGCTTCGATAGGTTTTATAGCTTATTTTTTTGAAGGCGTTGGTAAATTCTTAACCATCATATTGCCGTGGGATTTAACACTAATATTTAATGATTCTGTGTTGTTATCATCGGACCAAAGTTATGCTTTAATAATAATATTCCTAACAACCATTTATACTATAAAGGGCGGTATGTTCTCTGTTGTAGCTACAGAAGTTTTACAATATGGCATTATGGTATTAGCAGGTATTTTAATTGCAAGCTACACTTTTATTTCAGTGTCAGATATACAATTAGAGACTGTTATTTCAAAAGAATGGAGTACCGTCTTTTTTGGTTGGGAGCTCGATGGATTCTGGGATGGTAAATACCAAGCCTTTAACGATTTAATTGATACGCAAGGTTATAAAATGTTTGGAGCATTTATTGGCATGTCCTTGTTCAAGGGGTTCTTTGCCAGTATCGCTGGACCTACCCCAAGCTATGATATGCAACGTATACTCTCTACACGCTCCGTAAAAGAGGCGGCCTATATGAGTGGATTTACTAATTTGGTTTTATTCATTCCTAGATATTTGCTTATAGCAGGAATTGTTATTTTAGGTTTAGTATTTATTGCTCCAGACATGGCTGTATCAAATACACTATCTACAAATGATTTAGAAATAATTTTACCTAAAGTTATAAATCATCATGTTCCTGTTGGTATTAAAGGGATACTTTTAGCAGGGCTTTTAGCAGCATTTATGTCTACATTTTCAGCGTTTGTAAATTCAGGACCCGCTTATATTGTAAATGATATTTATAAAAAATATTTTAAACCAGAAGCTACTCAAAAACATTATATAAGAGCAAGCCATCTTGCTTCTTTTGGTATTGTAATTTTGGGTGTTATCATGGGCTTTTTTGCTGAATCTATAAACTCAATTACATTGTGGATAACAAGTGCACTATATGGAGGCTATGTTGCAGCTAACCTTTTGAAATGGATTTGGTGGCGTTTTAATGGATGGGGCTACTTTTGGGGAATGGCAGCAGGACTTGTAGTAGCAACCCTGCAATTTGTTTTGGAACAAAACCAGAATAACTTTATAGTGGGCTCAATTATGTATGAAGCCGCAACTTTACCTGCTATTTATGCTTTTCCAGTGATACTTATACTCTCATTAGTTGGGGCATTTTTGGGTACTTTTTTAACCCCTCCTACAAATATAAATACCCTTAAAAACTTCTACACTAATGTAAGGCCTTGGGGTTGGTGGAATCCTGTTTTTAAGTCTATTAAAGATACCAATCCTGTTTTTAAGAAAAATAACGATTTTCCAATCGATATGTTTAACTGTGTTATTGGAATTGTTTGGCAATCCAGTATGATATTGTTGCCTATTTACTTTATGATTAGAGATTACACAAATATGTTTTGCGTTTTGATACTATTTGCAGTAACTTCTGTAATTTTAAAATTTACTTGGTTAGATAAAGTAAGGAAGTATAAAAATTAA
- a CDS encoding GH92 family glycosyl hydrolase, with amino-acid sequence MKHILSYLLLTVLLLACNKQSKNSLANNTKPKLIHLVNTFIGTGGHGHTYPGATVPFGMLQVSPVNGISDWDWCSGYHYTDSIAIGFSHLALSGTGIGDLADILLMPINREIDLSPTPKGRDSLNYKSKYSHKNESASPGYYQVYLEDHNINVELTTSQRTAYHKYTFRDGDKQSVVLDLGYAINWDKPRETAIHIEDAQTVSGYRFSTGWAKNQKVFFVAKFSKPIKNSKLYNEGDLTKNNTVKGKKTATQLVFDNQNTNQLFVKVALSSVSIENAKKNLDSGNFDFEAIRQNAENIWETSLQNIKIETPVDSLKTMFYTALYHSQLAPVTFSDKNGAFRKENDSIVIAQDYTAYSTFSLWDTFRAEHPLLTLVAKDKVAHFINSMLAYYQTNKILPVWTLYGNETNTMTGYHSIPVIVEAYLKGIRGFDAEKAFEAMKNTMMQDERGLEHYKTFGYIPYELLDESVTITLEYAYNDWCVAQMAKALGKEEDFNLFMQRSKAYQYLFDKDTGFMRGKSKDGKSWNTPFDPKYSNHRKHTDYTEGNAWQHSWFVPHAVEDFIAMHGGNENFTSRLEHLFTESSDITGDNVSVDISGLIGQYAHGNEPSHHIAYMFNKANKPWRTQYWVNHILNTQYNTTPNGLSGNEDCGQMSAWYVFSAMGFYPMNPASGNYEIGSPIFEKTTIKLNNNKAFVIEAENVSNKNIYIQSATLNDKDFNSTIISHKQIINGGSLKFKMGPEPNKTWGVKN; translated from the coding sequence ATGAAGCATATATTATCATATTTATTATTAACTGTTTTGCTTTTGGCTTGCAACAAGCAAAGTAAAAATTCTTTGGCAAACAACACTAAACCAAAATTAATACATCTTGTAAATACTTTTATAGGAACTGGAGGACATGGGCATACGTATCCAGGAGCTACAGTGCCTTTTGGTATGTTACAAGTAAGCCCTGTAAATGGCATATCAGATTGGGATTGGTGTTCAGGTTACCACTATACAGATTCGATAGCCATAGGTTTTAGCCATTTAGCACTAAGCGGTACAGGTATTGGAGATTTAGCCGATATATTGCTCATGCCAATTAACAGAGAGATAGATTTATCCCCTACACCTAAAGGAAGAGATAGCCTAAACTATAAATCGAAATATTCTCATAAAAACGAGAGCGCTTCTCCTGGGTATTATCAAGTTTACTTAGAAGACCATAATATTAATGTTGAGTTAACTACATCGCAAAGAACCGCCTATCATAAATATACCTTTAGAGATGGCGATAAACAATCGGTGGTTTTAGATTTAGGCTATGCAATAAACTGGGATAAGCCTAGAGAAACCGCCATACATATTGAAGACGCACAAACCGTATCTGGTTATAGATTTAGCACAGGTTGGGCAAAAAACCAAAAGGTGTTTTTTGTTGCTAAATTTTCAAAACCCATAAAAAACTCTAAACTATATAACGAAGGTGATTTAACAAAAAACAATACTGTTAAAGGTAAAAAAACAGCTACGCAATTAGTTTTTGATAATCAAAACACAAACCAACTTTTTGTTAAAGTGGCATTATCTTCAGTAAGTATAGAAAACGCAAAAAAAAATTTAGACTCTGGTAATTTTGATTTTGAAGCTATTAGGCAAAATGCAGAAAATATTTGGGAAACTTCACTACAAAATATAAAGATTGAAACCCCAGTAGATTCCCTAAAAACAATGTTCTATACTGCACTTTACCATAGTCAATTAGCACCAGTGACATTTAGCGACAAAAACGGAGCATTTAGAAAGGAAAATGACAGTATTGTAATAGCTCAAGATTACACAGCCTATTCTACATTTTCACTCTGGGATACTTTTAGGGCAGAACACCCATTACTTACTTTAGTCGCCAAAGACAAGGTAGCCCATTTTATAAATTCCATGTTAGCATACTACCAAACCAATAAAATTTTACCAGTTTGGACATTATACGGTAACGAAACCAATACCATGACGGGTTATCATTCTATACCAGTCATCGTAGAAGCTTACCTTAAAGGCATTCGCGGATTTGATGCTGAAAAAGCTTTTGAAGCAATGAAGAACACGATGATGCAAGATGAAAGAGGCTTAGAGCATTATAAGACCTTTGGCTATATACCTTATGAATTGTTAGATGAATCGGTTACCATAACTCTAGAATATGCCTATAATGATTGGTGTGTAGCACAAATGGCTAAAGCACTAGGAAAAGAAGAAGATTTTAATTTATTCATGCAACGTTCAAAAGCATATCAGTATTTATTTGATAAAGATACTGGCTTCATGCGTGGCAAATCTAAAGATGGTAAGTCGTGGAACACACCTTTTGACCCTAAATATTCAAACCACAGGAAACATACAGATTATACCGAAGGTAACGCATGGCAACATAGTTGGTTTGTACCTCATGCCGTTGAAGATTTTATTGCTATGCACGGCGGTAACGAAAACTTTACATCTAGATTAGAACATCTATTCACAGAAAGCTCAGATATTACAGGAGACAATGTTTCTGTTGATATTTCAGGACTTATCGGCCAGTATGCCCACGGTAATGAACCTAGTCATCACATTGCCTATATGTTTAACAAGGCCAATAAACCTTGGCGCACGCAATATTGGGTAAATCATATCTTAAACACACAATACAATACTACTCCAAATGGCTTAAGTGGTAATGAAGACTGCGGACAAATGAGTGCTTGGTACGTATTTAGTGCCATGGGGTTCTATCCCATGAATCCAGCTTCAGGCAACTATGAAATAGGAAGTCCTATTTTCGAGAAAACAACTATCAAATTAAATAACAATAAAGCATTTGTTATTGAAGCTGAAAATGTATCAAATAAAAATATCTATATACAATCAGCAACCTTAAATGATAAAGATTTTAATAGCACAATTATCTCTCACAAACAAATTATAAACGGAGGCTCTTTAAAATTTAAAATGGGTCCAGAACCCAATAAAACCTGGGGTGTAAAAAATTAA
- a CDS encoding sensor histidine kinase, producing MAVLISIFLMVLVKFNLTYLLIGHNVWPEGPETLNSLSLNYVIDMMIGELYVITFVTAIKITLDYLQEHRRVAELEKANLETELMFLKAQISPHFFFNTLNNIHSLALEKSKKTSKVILKLSELMRYLLYETRQRRQTLEKEILCVQNYLDLERIRHSKSLEVEVSITGDIQGKKIAPIILLSLVENAFKHGVNKNIGNIKILISFKIEEDFLYFSVLNPMPSIINQNLSNNYSGGIGLKNVRKRLSLGYSENDYNLEFDEVDNIFIAKLKIRVA from the coding sequence ATGGCGGTGTTAATCTCTATATTTCTCATGGTTTTGGTTAAGTTTAATCTTACCTATCTTTTAATAGGTCATAACGTTTGGCCTGAAGGTCCAGAAACGCTTAATTCACTATCCCTTAACTATGTTATCGATATGATGATTGGTGAATTATATGTGATAACATTTGTAACAGCCATAAAAATAACACTAGATTATTTACAGGAACACAGAAGAGTGGCTGAACTTGAAAAGGCAAATTTAGAAACCGAACTCATGTTTTTAAAAGCCCAAATATCACCTCATTTCTTCTTTAATACATTAAATAACATTCATTCGCTAGCTTTAGAAAAATCAAAAAAAACCTCTAAGGTTATTTTAAAATTATCTGAGCTCATGCGGTACCTGTTATATGAAACACGACAACGGAGACAAACATTAGAAAAGGAAATTTTGTGTGTGCAAAATTATCTAGATTTAGAACGAATAAGGCATAGTAAGTCTTTAGAGGTTGAGGTTTCTATAACTGGAGATATACAAGGCAAAAAAATAGCCCCCATTATTCTGTTATCTTTAGTTGAAAATGCCTTTAAACATGGGGTGAATAAAAATATAGGTAATATTAAAATATTAATTTCATTCAAGATTGAAGAAGATTTTCTATATTTTAGTGTATTAAATCCAATGCCTTCAATTATAAATCAAAATTTAAGTAATAATTATTCGGGAGGGATAGGGCTTAAAAATGTTAGAAAACGGCTTTCGCTAGGTTATTCTGAAAATGATTATAACTTAGAATTTGATGAAGTAGATAATATTTTTATAGCAAAACTAAAAATACGAGTAGCATGA
- a CDS encoding LytTR family DNA-binding domain-containing protein yields MSTKCIIIDDEPLAINVIKNYLQQIKGFEVTKTFSNALEVLDFLKSEQIDVMFLDINMPLFDGLSFVKALNDPPLIIVTTAYTEFAVETYELNVLDYLVKPIEFPRFIKAINKVEHKLRKTTTMNQNNNIRKHLFIKIDKKKMKKIYLDEILTVESLKDYLRINTTTGKYIIHSTLSDFTALLPKHNFIRIHRSYTIAIDKIDVVEGNSVEIEGLRYVIGRSYLEEVKSKILNQ; encoded by the coding sequence ATGAGTACCAAATGTATAATAATTGATGATGAACCCTTGGCAATAAACGTTATCAAGAATTATCTACAGCAAATAAAAGGTTTTGAGGTAACAAAAACCTTTAGTAACGCTTTAGAGGTATTAGACTTTTTAAAAAGTGAACAAATAGATGTAATGTTTTTGGATATTAATATGCCTTTGTTTGATGGGTTGAGTTTTGTAAAAGCACTGAATGACCCTCCTTTGATTATTGTTACCACAGCCTATACAGAGTTTGCGGTTGAAACCTATGAGCTTAATGTGCTTGATTATCTCGTTAAGCCTATAGAGTTTCCAAGATTTATTAAAGCTATTAATAAAGTGGAACATAAACTTAGGAAGACAACTACAATGAATCAAAATAATAATATTAGAAAACATCTTTTTATTAAAATTGATAAAAAGAAAATGAAAAAGATTTATTTGGATGAAATATTAACTGTTGAATCTTTAAAGGATTATCTAAGAATAAACACCACCACAGGAAAATATATCATTCATAGTACTTTGTCTGATTTTACAGCATTACTTCCTAAGCATAATTTTATACGCATTCATAGGTCTTACACTATAGCTATAGATAAAATTGATGTTGTTGAAGGTAATAGTGTTGAAATAGAAGGTTTAAGGTATGTTATAGGTAGGTCTTACCTTGAGGAGGTTAAGAGCAAAATATTAAACCAATGA
- a CDS encoding SusC/RagA family TonB-linked outer membrane protein, which produces MKKKLLFFLVFVFLLSTNIIKAQNGIVNGTVLDPNGVPLPGVNIMVKGTSNGTSTDFDGNYSIDVSPTATLVFTFVGYVTKEEVVNSRTVINVTLQESLEALDEVVVTALGIKKEKKALAYAVQEVDSETITAAANPSATSALQGKAAGVNITNSGGITGKPRIDIRGASSLSGNDQLLWVIDGVPFSTQDFTSDAEDLFGGNSNGGGFLDINPDDIETISVLKGGPAAALYGARGGNGVVLITTKSGKRSQGLGISYTGSTTFSEASFFLDTQREYGQGIDGVYDPSSRVSWGPRFDGVEREAWTGELLPYQSESNLLEDFTRTGVSTRHAITFTKGSEDGNFKVLVSKDDTQGIYEGQALERLNFDFKANYDINPWLNVDAKVSYINTQGFQRPTIGRYSFVSFFNTMPANIRTQDLSPGFVIEDNKTKEILFGPSAVLTENANANNRNPYFLQNQNFNRDQRNRSFGYLATNVKFSEALRLKVKYGLDIYRYEQVFGARFEDQIFFNNTPSINTSESFFKEENAEFLLSYNKDLNEDFNLGISVGGNQMRRGIESLNASSGKLDFESTLFLNAGSNIQANEQFIDEEIHSLYGFADVSYKDYLFLNATVRNDWSSTLPIANNSFLYSSVGLSALISEMVEMPDWMNYLKVRGTWAEVGKASEPQETKPTFNVFNSNFNILQTNTPPTGVDPFLQPEISTTTELGVEFRLFNNRLNFDIALYDERTRNQIASILPNSTSLYSGLLTNVGEISNKGIEVYTTVIPVKTEDFNLGLTLNFATNKGVIEELPDFGADFFTYFKSNTIIEEVRGYVGERYGDIYGFKYQRDADGNLIVGADGLPANTTEKEKIGNIQADFTGSIGINAAYKGVSLNALFTMQQGGDIYSLTEAAATSTGNSLRTLSLGREPFFTPNGILADGSSNTTIVSPQSYWQTVSGISEEFIYDASFMKLGELSLGYSFPKSIIESLGKGVINSVKLSLIGRNLFYLYRNTPGTVPDASSFNSSVGGQAFDFSPVPVERTYGFSLNVKF; this is translated from the coding sequence ATGAAGAAAAAATTATTATTCTTTTTAGTTTTTGTGTTTTTGTTGTCTACAAACATAATAAAAGCGCAAAATGGTATTGTAAATGGAACAGTACTAGATCCTAATGGAGTGCCACTTCCAGGGGTTAATATAATGGTAAAAGGTACTAGTAACGGTACTTCGACTGATTTTGATGGTAACTATTCTATAGATGTTAGTCCTACAGCAACCTTGGTATTTACCTTTGTTGGTTATGTGACAAAAGAGGAGGTTGTTAATTCTCGAACAGTAATTAATGTAACATTGCAAGAAAGCCTAGAGGCTTTAGATGAAGTTGTAGTAACAGCTCTTGGTATTAAAAAAGAGAAGAAAGCTCTGGCTTATGCGGTTCAAGAGGTGGATTCTGAAACTATTACAGCTGCTGCAAACCCAAGCGCTACATCTGCTTTGCAAGGTAAAGCTGCGGGGGTTAATATTACCAATTCTGGAGGTATTACAGGTAAGCCAAGAATAGATATTCGCGGAGCAAGTTCCTTAAGCGGAAATGATCAACTACTATGGGTAATAGATGGAGTACCCTTTTCTACACAAGACTTTACATCAGATGCAGAAGATTTATTTGGTGGTAACTCTAACGGTGGAGGATTTTTGGATATTAACCCAGATGACATAGAAACCATTTCAGTTTTAAAAGGAGGTCCCGCAGCTGCATTGTACGGTGCGCGTGGTGGTAATGGAGTCGTGCTGATAACAACTAAAAGCGGTAAACGTTCTCAAGGTTTAGGTATATCATACACAGGCTCTACTACATTTTCTGAAGCTAGCTTTTTTCTGGATACCCAAAGGGAGTATGGCCAAGGTATTGATGGTGTTTACGATCCTAGCTCAAGGGTGTCTTGGGGACCTCGGTTTGATGGTGTAGAAAGAGAGGCTTGGACGGGTGAGTTATTGCCTTATCAATCTGAATCTAATTTATTAGAAGATTTTACAAGAACAGGCGTAAGCACAAGACACGCCATAACTTTTACTAAAGGAAGCGAGGACGGAAACTTTAAGGTTTTGGTAAGTAAAGATGATACACAAGGTATTTATGAAGGACAAGCTTTAGAGCGTTTAAATTTTGATTTTAAAGCTAATTACGATATAAATCCTTGGTTAAATGTTGACGCAAAAGTGTCTTACATTAATACGCAAGGATTTCAAAGACCAACCATTGGTAGATATAGTTTTGTGTCGTTTTTTAACACAATGCCGGCTAATATAAGAACTCAAGATTTGTCTCCTGGTTTTGTTATTGAAGATAACAAGACAAAAGAAATATTATTTGGACCGAGTGCAGTTTTAACAGAAAACGCTAATGCCAATAACAGAAACCCGTACTTTTTACAAAACCAAAATTTTAACAGAGATCAACGTAATAGATCATTTGGTTATTTAGCCACAAATGTTAAGTTTTCAGAGGCACTGAGATTAAAAGTTAAATATGGTTTAGATATTTATCGCTACGAGCAAGTGTTTGGTGCGCGCTTTGAAGATCAAATATTTTTTAATAATACACCGTCTATTAATACTTCAGAATCATTTTTTAAAGAAGAGAATGCCGAGTTTTTATTGAGTTATAACAAAGATTTAAACGAAGACTTTAATTTAGGAATTAGTGTTGGTGGTAATCAAATGCGAAGGGGTATCGAGTCTCTAAATGCATCATCTGGTAAGTTGGATTTTGAAAGTACATTGTTCTTAAATGCAGGTTCCAATATACAAGCTAATGAGCAATTTATTGATGAGGAAATTCACTCCTTATACGGTTTTGCAGATGTATCTTATAAAGATTATTTGTTTTTGAACGCTACGGTAAGGAACGATTGGTCTTCTACTTTACCCATAGCAAACAACTCTTTTTTATATTCATCAGTGGGGTTAAGTGCATTAATTTCAGAAATGGTTGAGATGCCAGACTGGATGAATTATTTAAAAGTAAGAGGTACTTGGGCAGAAGTAGGTAAAGCCTCTGAACCTCAAGAGACAAAACCAACATTTAATGTCTTTAATAGTAATTTCAATATATTGCAAACAAACACACCACCCACAGGGGTAGATCCTTTTTTGCAACCAGAAATTTCAACCACCACAGAACTTGGTGTAGAGTTTAGGTTGTTCAATAATCGTTTAAATTTTGATATTGCTTTGTATGATGAGCGCACTAGAAATCAAATCGCTTCGATACTTCCAAATTCAACAAGTCTTTATTCAGGTTTACTTACTAATGTAGGTGAGATTTCTAATAAGGGTATTGAGGTGTATACAACTGTAATACCTGTTAAAACTGAAGATTTTAATCTAGGCCTAACTCTTAATTTTGCAACTAATAAAGGTGTAATAGAGGAGTTGCCCGATTTTGGAGCTGATTTTTTCACATACTTTAAAAGTAATACTATCATAGAAGAAGTACGTGGTTATGTTGGTGAGCGTTATGGTGATATTTATGGATTTAAATACCAAAGAGATGCTGACGGAAATCTTATAGTAGGAGCAGATGGTTTACCGGCAAATACTACTGAAAAAGAGAAAATTGGTAATATTCAAGCAGATTTTACAGGTTCAATTGGTATTAATGCAGCTTACAAAGGAGTTTCCTTAAACGCCTTATTTACTATGCAACAAGGCGGTGATATATACTCGTTAACTGAAGCGGCTGCTACAAGTACAGGTAACTCATTAAGAACCTTGTCTTTAGGAAGAGAGCCTTTTTTTACACCTAATGGTATTCTAGCTGATGGTAGCTCAAACACTACAATAGTTAGTCCTCAATCTTATTGGCAAACCGTATCTGGTATATCCGAAGAATTTATATATGACGCTTCGTTCATGAAATTAGGAGAATTATCTCTTGGGTATTCTTTCCCTAAATCTATAATTGAGTCTTTAGGTAAAGGAGTAATTAATAGTGTTAAACTATCTTTAATAGGAAGGAATCTGTTTTACCTATATAGAAATACACCGGGCACAGTACCTGATGCAAGTTCGTTTAACTCATCAGTTGGAGGTCAAGCTTTTGACTTTTCTCCTGTGCCAGTAGAAAGAACCTATGGCTTTTCTTTGAATGTTAAATTTTAA
- a CDS encoding SusD/RagB family nutrient-binding outer membrane lipoprotein produces MKKILMLLTGVFFIAVSCTENFEEINTNPNAVTAPQPELLFNRIVTTPVFDYQRNVNLYADFYAQYWANTVSGFESGRYEYVDGWAFTGWNAFFVDGLANIKSLQSIYGDDPFYNNLMQVLEIWEVSEWARMLAYYGDLPYFDIGFGSKVPYNTERDIYYDLFDRLNNAVNAIDASDTNQYIMPSASDLIYGWDLDKWKRFGNSMRLRLAMRISNVDPGKAQTEAVAAINGGVMQSNDDVAHIPAWVNGFYDYLRNMAILWDNIRCSKTFIDLMYSQTSMEDPRARIWFGYKESSPMFGSERLEGVENGYNILPADANDFATMNENTTYIGFTGNDAEIDHYQPVMLYAEVVFLKAEAALRGWIGEDPTTLMQEGVRASMEFVGVDPAAATAYINEVPVLSGSNEEQLKQLITQKYIANFPNGREAWVDFRRTDYPDLTLPIDGVSSASTVAQGTYVKRIRYPDNAFNTESDMLPPDQNTIDTNRMDNKLWWDVADTKTKSNGLMNSNF; encoded by the coding sequence ATGAAAAAAATATTAATGCTATTAACTGGCGTGTTTTTTATAGCAGTCAGTTGTACAGAGAATTTTGAGGAAATTAACACGAATCCCAACGCGGTTACTGCCCCTCAACCAGAACTATTATTTAACAGAATTGTTACTACGCCAGTTTTTGATTATCAACGTAACGTAAATTTATATGCAGATTTTTATGCACAATACTGGGCTAATACGGTATCTGGTTTTGAGTCTGGTAGGTACGAGTATGTAGATGGATGGGCTTTTACGGGATGGAATGCATTTTTTGTAGATGGTTTGGCTAACATCAAATCACTTCAAAGCATATATGGTGATGATCCATTTTATAACAATTTAATGCAAGTTTTAGAAATTTGGGAAGTTTCAGAATGGGCCAGAATGTTAGCCTACTATGGTGATTTACCATACTTCGACATTGGCTTTGGGTCAAAAGTGCCTTACAACACTGAACGTGATATTTATTACGATTTGTTTGATAGATTAAATAATGCAGTAAATGCTATAGATGCTAGTGATACAAACCAGTATATAATGCCAAGTGCTAGTGATTTAATATATGGTTGGGATTTAGATAAGTGGAAACGTTTTGGAAATTCTATGCGATTACGATTAGCTATGAGAATTTCTAATGTAGATCCAGGGAAAGCACAAACTGAAGCAGTAGCTGCTATTAATGGTGGAGTAATGCAAAGTAATGATGATGTAGCACATATACCAGCTTGGGTAAATGGCTTTTATGATTATTTACGTAATATGGCTATTTTATGGGATAATATTAGGTGTTCTAAAACATTTATTGATTTGATGTACTCTCAAACATCTATGGAAGATCCTAGGGCAAGAATTTGGTTTGGTTACAAAGAAAGCTCACCAATGTTTGGCAGTGAACGTCTTGAAGGTGTTGAAAATGGATATAATATCTTACCTGCAGATGCTAATGATTTTGCAACAATGAATGAGAATACCACATATATTGGTTTTACAGGAAACGATGCTGAAATAGATCATTATCAACCCGTAATGCTATATGCTGAAGTGGTATTTTTAAAAGCTGAAGCCGCATTAAGAGGGTGGATAGGAGAAGACCCTACAACTTTAATGCAAGAAGGAGTGAGAGCCTCTATGGAGTTTGTAGGTGTAGATCCTGCTGCGGCAACTGCATACATAAATGAAGTGCCAGTATTGTCTGGTTCAAATGAAGAACAATTAAAGCAACTGATAACCCAGAAATACATAGCTAACTTCCCTAATGGAAGAGAAGCTTGGGTAGATTTTAGACGTACAGATTACCCAGATCTTACTTTACCTATAGATGGTGTAAGTAGTGCTTCTACAGTAGCACAAGGAACTTATGTGAAACGTATTAGATATCCAGATAATGCATTTAACACAGAATCAGATATGTTACCACCAGACCAAAATACAATTGATACAAACCGTATGGATAACAAGTTATGGTGGGATGTTGCAGACACAAAAACAAAATCTAATGGTTTGATGAATAGTAATTTTTAA